One window of the Candidatus Chromulinivoraceae bacterium genome contains the following:
- a CDS encoding HD domain-containing protein, with amino-acid sequence MNLPTLEQIEALHHKYAPSDAGFDLVFTHCKIVSEIAEQCIANKHLDVDVELVKVGCLLHDIGVYELLDTDGKEREDLPYITHGIRGETILKKEGFSEIIWRFGSHHTGVGLTKQDIIKQELPLPLQDYEAETIEEELVMYADKFHSKNTPPNFNTFEHYKQTVAKFGQEKSEKFAQMAEKFGVPDLAPLIAEYKHAVRG; translated from the coding sequence ATGAACCTACCCACCCTAGAACAAATCGAAGCCCTCCATCATAAGTATGCGCCGTCAGACGCGGGGTTTGATCTCGTATTCACGCATTGCAAGATCGTATCCGAAATTGCCGAACAATGTATCGCTAACAAACATCTCGACGTTGATGTGGAACTGGTCAAAGTCGGCTGCCTGCTTCATGACATTGGTGTCTATGAGCTGCTCGACACGGACGGCAAAGAGCGAGAAGATTTGCCATACATTACGCATGGCATCCGCGGTGAGACAATTCTCAAAAAAGAAGGGTTCTCCGAAATTATCTGGCGTTTTGGCTCGCACCATACGGGCGTAGGGCTGACCAAGCAGGACATCATAAAGCAAGAGTTACCGCTACCCTTGCAAGATTACGAAGCTGAAACCATTGAAGAAGAGCTAGTGATGTATGCCGACAAGTTCCATTCCAAAAATACACCACCCAACTTCAATACCTTTGAACACTACAAACAGACAGTTGCTAAATTCGGGCAAGAGAAGAGCGAGAAGTTCGCGCAGATGGCCGAAAAGTTCGGCGTACCTGATTTAGCACCGCTGATTGCAGAGTACAAGCACGCGGTTAGAGGCTAG
- a CDS encoding PPC domain-containing DNA-binding protein has translation MKLHTIRLKPGKDLKLELENFVKAKNIQAGFIITCVGGLSQACMRMAGALPDKQDIRTYKGDYEITSLVGTVGVNGVHLHMAISDSEGKGFGGHLKEGTIIHPTAEIVIGEDEQATYTRELDEETGFPELVVSSNNS, from the coding sequence ATGAAACTTCATACCATTCGCCTCAAACCAGGTAAAGACCTTAAACTTGAGCTTGAGAATTTTGTAAAAGCTAAGAACATCCAAGCGGGTTTCATCATCACTTGTGTTGGCGGCCTGAGCCAAGCGTGTATGCGCATGGCCGGAGCACTGCCAGACAAGCAAGACATCCGAACCTATAAAGGTGACTATGAGATAACTTCACTGGTTGGTACTGTCGGCGTCAACGGCGTGCATCTCCACATGGCAATTTCAGACAGCGAGGGTAAAGGCTTCGGTGGCCACCTCAAGGAAGGTACTATCATTCACCCGACAGCAGAGATTGTGATTGGCGAGGACGAGCAAGCTACTTACACCCGCGAGTTGGATGAAGAAACTGGATTTCCTGAGCTAGTTGTATCGAGCAACAACAGCTAG
- a CDS encoding methyltransferase domain-containing protein, with the protein MNDPNQETIQAYESHVQDYINGTVQDMGDGTVKDWIDEFLTDLPKTARILEFGSAFGRDAAYLQKQGYTVECTDATQAFVDLLNQKGFSARHLNAITDDLGGPYDLVFANAVLVHFTREETKQVLHKVLAALGEHGTFAFTVKQGEGEKWSEASEDKLGVSRYFCYWTEDQIRQVVQEAGFSEVKASGDQPTSRATWVQVIARK; encoded by the coding sequence ATGAACGATCCCAACCAAGAAACCATCCAAGCATATGAAAGCCACGTCCAGGACTATATCAACGGCACAGTACAAGACATGGGCGACGGCACTGTTAAAGACTGGATTGACGAGTTTTTAACTGATTTGCCCAAAACTGCTCGTATTCTTGAGTTTGGCAGCGCCTTCGGCCGCGATGCCGCGTATCTACAAAAACAAGGCTACACGGTTGAATGCACTGATGCGACGCAAGCCTTTGTTGACCTCCTCAACCAGAAAGGCTTTAGCGCTCGTCACCTTAACGCAATAACTGACGATCTGGGTGGCCCATACGATCTTGTTTTCGCTAACGCCGTACTAGTCCACTTCACTCGCGAAGAAACCAAGCAAGTATTGCATAAGGTGCTTGCTGCACTAGGTGAGCATGGTACTTTTGCCTTTACCGTCAAACAAGGTGAAGGCGAAAAGTGGTCAGAAGCATCAGAAGATAAACTCGGTGTTTCTCGCTATTTTTGCTACTGGACAGAAGATCAAATACGCCAAGTAGTACAGGAGGCGGGATTCTCCGAGGTAAAAGCCAGTGGTGACCAGCCAACTTCACGTGCCACATGGGTGCAAGTTATTGCGCGGAAGTAG
- a CDS encoding SDR family NAD(P)-dependent oxidoreductase encodes MTKEPYQKIDNHKFGSWAVVTGASSGIGEQFARQLAASNINLVLVARRLPVLNKLGDSLTKEYGVSYRAVRVDLTDENFLSDIVKATKDIEVGLVVSNAGVGATREFLTADLPTLLESVRVNVSAHVQLAHHFGKLMSKRGRGGILLVSSLMGLQGVPYMADYGAAKAYILSLAEALHAELKPSGVNVAALLPGPVATPMLTELGLASQDSSMKPMSAEQCAAEGLKAITSNTAVRIPGVANRVISKLPRSVVTGILGKMNAKVLASRNAKTSKD; translated from the coding sequence ATGACAAAAGAACCGTATCAGAAGATAGATAATCACAAGTTTGGCTCATGGGCAGTCGTTACTGGCGCCTCCTCAGGCATTGGGGAGCAATTCGCCCGCCAGCTCGCAGCTAGCAACATCAACCTAGTACTTGTAGCTAGGCGACTGCCAGTTCTGAATAAGCTCGGTGATAGCCTCACAAAGGAATATGGCGTTTCGTATCGGGCGGTCAGGGTCGATCTTACAGACGAAAACTTTCTCAGTGACATCGTTAAAGCTACTAAGGATATTGAAGTTGGCTTAGTAGTTTCAAATGCTGGCGTCGGCGCTACCCGCGAATTTCTGACTGCCGACTTACCGACGTTGCTAGAAAGCGTGCGCGTGAATGTCTCGGCGCATGTTCAGCTAGCACACCACTTCGGTAAGCTAATGAGCAAACGCGGTCGAGGCGGAATCTTACTCGTCTCCTCGCTTATGGGCCTGCAGGGTGTGCCATATATGGCAGATTATGGTGCAGCTAAAGCATATATACTTAGCCTAGCCGAGGCATTACATGCTGAGTTGAAGCCATCTGGTGTTAATGTTGCAGCCCTATTACCTGGGCCGGTAGCCACGCCTATGCTGACAGAGCTAGGGTTGGCATCTCAAGATTCATCAATGAAGCCGATGTCGGCTGAACAATGTGCGGCAGAAGGCTTGAAAGCTATTACTTCAAATACCGCCGTGCGTATTCCAGGTGTTGCTAATCGAGTAATTTCTAAGCTACCTCGCTCGGTAGTGACTGGCATCTTGGGCAAAATGAACGCCAAGGTCTTAGCGAGTAGGAATGCCAAAACGTCAAAAGATTAG